A window of Leptotrichia wadei contains these coding sequences:
- the hemB gene encoding porphobilinogen synthase: MFKRHRKLRKNEVIRNLVKDVYIAKEDLIYPIFVEEGENIKSEILSMPGIFRYSIDRLSEELDELVKLGINSILLFGIPEKKDACATEAYNGNGIIQNAVRFIKKNYDNFLVICDICCCEYTDHGHCGILDENGYVKNDETLEVLGKTALSYAKAGVDIVAPSDMMDGRVEKISKVLAQNHLENIPIMAYSVKYSSAFYGPFRDAADSAPQFGDRKSYQMNFQYSKDAIDEVAEDLRQGADIIIVKPAMAYLDVIKKVSDTFEVPIVAYSVSGEYSMVKAAAQNGWIDEMKIVMEQMYAMKRAGADAIITYYAKEVARYI; the protein is encoded by the coding sequence TTGTTTAAAAGACATAGAAAACTGAGAAAAAATGAAGTTATTAGAAATCTTGTAAAAGATGTCTATATTGCGAAGGAGGACTTGATTTATCCGATTTTTGTTGAGGAAGGTGAAAATATTAAAAGTGAAATTCTGTCGATGCCTGGAATTTTTAGATATTCAATTGATAGACTTTCGGAAGAATTAGATGAACTTGTAAAATTAGGGATAAATTCAATTTTACTTTTTGGTATTCCTGAAAAAAAGGATGCTTGTGCTACAGAAGCATATAATGGAAATGGAATTATTCAAAATGCAGTTAGATTTATTAAGAAAAATTATGATAATTTTCTTGTGATTTGTGATATTTGCTGTTGTGAATATACAGACCACGGACATTGTGGGATACTTGATGAAAATGGCTATGTTAAGAATGATGAAACCTTGGAAGTTTTGGGAAAAACGGCACTTTCTTATGCAAAGGCAGGAGTTGACATTGTAGCTCCATCGGATATGATGGATGGACGTGTAGAAAAGATTTCAAAAGTTTTAGCTCAAAATCATTTAGAAAATATTCCAATAATGGCATATTCTGTAAAATATTCATCTGCATTTTATGGACCTTTTAGAGATGCAGCAGATTCGGCACCACAATTTGGTGACAGAAAGTCCTATCAGATGAACTTTCAATATTCAAAGGATGCAATAGATGAAGTTGCCGAAGATTTACGGCAAGGAGCGGATATTATAATTGTAAAGCCTGCGATGGCATATCTTGATGTAATAAAAAAAGTAAGTGATACTTTTGAAGTTCCAATTGTAGCTTACAGTGTTTCGGGGGAATATTCGATGGTAAAGGCTGCGGCTCAAAATGGGTGGATTGATGAAATGAAAATTGTGATGGAGCAAATGTATGCTATGAAACGTGCAGGAGCAGATGCGATTATTACTTATTATGCGAAGGAAGTTGCAAGATACATTTAA
- a CDS encoding TrkH family potassium uptake protein has protein sequence MNKKMISFIIGKILILEAGLMVLPLIISFLYNESAKYKVAYGSVIGLLLAIGFALSAKLPEDQRIQGREGYIIVSLSWILMSIFGALPFVFTKEIPSFIDAFFEIVSGFTTTGSSIITDLTKISHSNLFWRSFTHFVGGMGVLVLALAIFPSSATSVHVMKAEVPGPTFGKLVSKLSTTARMLYKIYIVMTIVLIILLIFGGLDLFESSLLAFGTAGTGGFGVRNGSILPYKSPYIEVVLGIGMIVFGVNFNIYYFILIGKIKDVFKNEELRYYLLIVFGAIVLIVLNICKGYDSILHCIRDVFFSVSSVITTTGYSTADFGKWPLFSQVILLILMFFGACAGSTAGGLKISRVILMVKIYFAEIIQMISPNRVVTIKYDDKPVNMKMQKSIAVYFLIYSLVFGGILLMISYSTDDFMTAFSAVAATFNNIGPGLGKVGPAFSFVELNNFSKVILSFGMLAGRLEIFPMLILFSPTTWRLK, from the coding sequence ATGAATAAAAAAATGATAAGTTTTATAATCGGAAAAATACTTATACTTGAGGCTGGATTAATGGTTTTGCCTTTGATTATAAGTTTTTTATATAATGAAAGTGCAAAATATAAAGTTGCTTACGGATCTGTAATAGGTCTTCTCTTGGCAATTGGATTTGCACTTTCGGCAAAACTTCCTGAAGATCAGAGGATTCAAGGAAGAGAAGGGTACATAATAGTGTCCTTGTCTTGGATTCTGATGTCTATATTTGGAGCATTGCCGTTTGTGTTTACAAAGGAAATACCGTCGTTTATTGATGCTTTTTTTGAAATTGTAAGCGGATTTACAACCACAGGATCAAGCATAATAACAGATCTTACTAAAATTAGCCATTCTAATTTGTTTTGGAGGAGTTTTACCCATTTTGTGGGAGGAATGGGAGTTCTGGTACTAGCACTTGCAATTTTTCCAAGTTCTGCAACATCAGTTCACGTAATGAAGGCTGAAGTTCCTGGACCAACATTTGGAAAATTAGTTTCAAAATTGTCAACAACTGCTAGAATGCTTTATAAAATTTACATTGTTATGACAATAGTTTTAATAATTTTACTAATATTTGGAGGACTTGATTTATTTGAATCTTCACTTCTGGCATTTGGTACAGCTGGAACAGGTGGATTTGGAGTAAGAAACGGAAGTATTTTACCATACAAGAGTCCTTACATTGAAGTAGTGCTTGGAATTGGAATGATAGTGTTTGGAGTAAACTTCAACATTTATTATTTTATTTTAATTGGAAAGATAAAAGATGTATTTAAAAATGAAGAGTTAAGATATTATTTGTTAATTGTCTTTGGAGCAATTGTTTTAATAGTTTTAAATATCTGTAAAGGTTATGATTCAATTTTACATTGTATAAGAGATGTATTTTTCTCAGTTTCATCAGTTATTACAACAACGGGATATTCAACAGCTGATTTTGGAAAATGGCCGTTATTCTCACAAGTCATATTATTAATTTTAATGTTTTTTGGAGCATGTGCGGGATCCACAGCAGGAGGGTTAAAAATATCAAGAGTTATTTTAATGGTAAAAATCTACTTTGCAGAAATAATTCAGATGATAAGTCCAAATCGTGTAGTCACAATAAAATATGATGACAAGCCAGTAAATATGAAAATGCAAAAAAGTATCGCAGTATACTTTTTAATCTATTCATTAGTTTTTGGAGGAATACTATTAATGATTTCCTATTCTACTGATGACTTTATGACAGCTTTTAGTGCTGTTGCCGCTACGTTTAACAATATTGGACCTGGATTGGGAAAAGTTGGTCCGGCATTTAGTTTTGTCGAATTAAATAATTTTTCAAAAGTAATCTTGAGTTTTGGAATGTTGGCAGGAAGATTAGAAATTTTTCCAATGTTAATATTATTTTCACCAACGACATGGAGATTAAAATAA
- a CDS encoding precorrin-2 dehydrogenase/sirohydrochlorin ferrochelatase family protein encodes MWFPLFVNLKDKKVLVIGGGKVAFKKISKIMEYEADITVIAENIAEEKLLELENLRIENNRKIENDNDEIEKLVKEYFLVIAATDNEELNENVAEICDSKGILINNVSSKTKMNVMFGGIVKNDEFQIAVSTSGKNCRRSRAMKSEIQKILDRIEK; translated from the coding sequence ATGTGGTTTCCATTATTTGTAAATTTAAAAGATAAAAAAGTTTTGGTTATTGGCGGCGGAAAAGTTGCATTTAAAAAGATTAGCAAAATTATGGAATATGAGGCTGATATTACGGTTATTGCGGAAAATATTGCAGAAGAGAAGTTGCTGGAACTGGAAAACTTGAGAATAGAGAATAATAGAAAAATTGAAAATGATAACGATGAGATTGAAAAACTTGTAAAAGAGTATTTTTTAGTTATTGCAGCTACGGATAATGAGGAATTGAATGAAAATGTGGCTGAAATTTGTGATTCTAAAGGAATACTGATTAATAATGTATCTTCAAAAACTAAGATGAATGTGATGTTTGGAGGAATTGTAAAAAATGATGAGTTTCAAATTGCAGTTTCTACGAGCGGGAAAAATTGCAGACGTTCACGTGCTATGAAAAGCGAGATTCAAAAGATTTTGGATAGAATTGAAAAATAA
- a CDS encoding 2,3-butanediol dehydrogenase, with amino-acid sequence MATMKAARWHNRKDVRVEEVEIPEIRRENQIKIKVEYAGICGSDLHEYLGGPIFIPVNEPHPYTGEKAPITMGHEFCGEIIEIGSKVTKFKVGDRVTVEPILAKNGLIGKYNLDPNLNFVGLAGGGGGFSEFVVVNEDQAHKLPDEIDYEQGALTEPAAVAVYAVRQSKFNTGDTAAVFGCGPIGLLIIDALRASGATEIYAVEVSSERQEIAKKLGAIIVDPTKVDSVKFIKEKTNGGVNVSYEVTGVPAVLQQSLEAAEKDGELMVVSIWETEAPIQPNEVVIQERTIKGVIAYRDVFPKTLELMKQGYFSKDLLVTKRIKLKDIVNEGFEALVKEKSQVKILVSPK; translated from the coding sequence ATGGCAACAATGAAAGCTGCAAGATGGCATAATAGAAAAGATGTAAGAGTAGAAGAAGTTGAAATTCCAGAGATAAGAAGGGAAAATCAAATAAAGATTAAAGTAGAATATGCAGGAATTTGTGGGAGTGATTTACATGAATATTTAGGAGGACCAATTTTTATTCCTGTAAATGAACCACATCCTTATACAGGAGAAAAAGCACCGATTACAATGGGACATGAATTTTGTGGAGAAATTATAGAGATTGGAAGTAAAGTTACTAAATTTAAAGTTGGAGATAGGGTTACAGTTGAGCCAATTTTGGCAAAAAATGGATTAATTGGGAAGTATAATTTGGATCCAAACTTGAATTTTGTTGGACTTGCAGGTGGAGGAGGAGGTTTTTCTGAATTTGTAGTTGTAAATGAGGATCAGGCTCATAAATTGCCAGATGAAATTGATTATGAACAAGGAGCATTAACTGAACCTGCAGCAGTGGCAGTTTATGCTGTCAGACAAAGTAAATTTAACACAGGAGATACAGCAGCAGTATTTGGATGCGGACCAATTGGTCTTCTTATTATTGATGCTTTAAGAGCTTCTGGAGCGACAGAAATTTATGCTGTGGAAGTTTCATCTGAAAGACAGGAAATCGCTAAAAAATTGGGAGCAATTATTGTAGATCCTACAAAAGTAGATTCAGTTAAATTTATAAAGGAAAAAACAAATGGAGGAGTAAATGTCTCTTATGAAGTAACAGGGGTTCCCGCAGTATTGCAACAGTCACTTGAAGCAGCGGAAAAAGATGGAGAATTAATGGTTGTAAGTATTTGGGAAACAGAAGCACCAATTCAGCCTAATGAAGTAGTAATTCAGGAAAGAACAATAAAAGGAGTTATCGCATATCGTGACGTATTTCCTAAAACATTGGAATTAATGAAACAGGGATATTTTTCAAAGGATTTGTTAGTAACAAAGAGAATTAAACTGAAAGATATTGTAAATGAAGGATTTGAGGCATTAGTTAAAGAAAAGAGCCAAGTTAAGATTTTAGTGTCGCCAAAATAA
- the cobS gene encoding adenosylcobinamide-GDP ribazoletransferase has protein sequence MKYIKNFFEQFIILIQFMTRIPIPLKISYSEKKFGKSIKFFPLVGLIIGLILYFANFLIIVYLKNIFYNKTIIAIFLIILEILIVGIIHIDGLADTFDGLFSYAKKEKMLEIMKDSRIGTNGAVVLILYFITKTVLISEIITTNPKYLIIFPIIARLSTPVNAGLSNYARKSGMSNSIISENGIFEAIFSLALSTILVFYIISIKGIITIFIAFIFIIIFMLNVRKKIDGITGDTMGACLELTSILVLFLGIVLR, from the coding sequence ATGAAGTACATAAAAAATTTTTTTGAACAATTTATCATTCTCATTCAATTTATGACACGAATCCCAATACCGCTAAAAATCAGCTACAGCGAAAAAAAATTTGGAAAATCAATAAAATTTTTCCCTTTAGTCGGCTTAATCATCGGCTTAATTTTATATTTTGCAAATTTTTTAATTATAGTCTATTTAAAAAATATTTTTTATAACAAAACAATAATTGCCATATTTTTAATAATTTTAGAAATCCTGATTGTAGGAATAATCCATATTGATGGGCTTGCTGATACTTTTGATGGACTATTCAGCTACGCAAAAAAAGAAAAAATGCTAGAAATTATGAAAGACTCAAGAATCGGAACAAATGGAGCGGTTGTTTTAATTTTATATTTTATCACAAAAACTGTCCTAATCTCTGAAATAATTACAACAAACCCCAAATATCTCATAATCTTTCCGATTATTGCCAGACTTTCAACCCCAGTAAATGCTGGACTTTCTAACTATGCCCGAAAATCTGGAATGAGCAATTCCATAATTTCTGAAAATGGCATCTTTGAAGCGATTTTTTCACTTGCTCTATCAACTATCCTAGTTTTTTATATAATTAGCATAAAAGGAATTATTACTATATTCATTGCATTTATATTTATAATTATTTTTATGCTAAATGTAAGAAAAAAAATTGATGGAATAACTGGCGACACAATGGGAGCTTGTCTTGAACTTACTTCAATTCTAGTTTTATTTTTAGGAATTGTTTTGAGATAA
- the trkA gene encoding Trk system potassium transporter TrkA, producing the protein MKIVIAGAGVVGESLCSELSAEGNDVILIEKVEKILNRLVETYDITGLVGNGASYETLLEAGTDTADIFIAATESDELNIISSIIAKKLGTKFTIARVRNPEYSSNMQFVREGLGISLMINPEQETAKSIANKLMFPVALSVENFFGQRAGFISIRVQKDNFLNGMQLKELEFSSKDKVIICTVRRGEDVFIPSGDFTILEGDIVHIAGSKEAVHKFYDKIEKSNLKIDSALLVGGGTISHYLIGKLLENKIKVKVIENNKERAEKLSESYPKAIVIRGDEADQEFLMQEGINNYDSTVILTDSDEENTVITMFVNSITNSKLITKMNRTLMLSILEKNTRTSTVVPKKVISDMIISVVRSKTNMRGSTMSFLYRLESQVEFITFEINKNSRAIDISLKDLKIKKGTLIASILRDGKMIFPGGNDAIKINDSVMVVTTASSIEDFDDILE; encoded by the coding sequence ATGAAAATAGTTATAGCGGGAGCTGGTGTTGTTGGAGAGTCGCTTTGCAGTGAACTTTCAGCAGAAGGAAATGATGTTATTCTAATTGAGAAGGTAGAGAAAATATTAAATAGACTTGTGGAAACTTATGATATAACAGGACTTGTTGGAAATGGGGCTTCTTATGAAACTTTGTTGGAAGCGGGGACAGATACGGCTGATATTTTTATTGCGGCAACAGAATCAGATGAGTTAAATATAATTTCTTCTATTATAGCAAAAAAACTTGGAACAAAATTTACAATAGCAAGAGTGAGAAATCCTGAATATAGTTCAAATATGCAGTTTGTAAGGGAAGGGCTTGGAATTTCGCTTATGATAAATCCTGAACAGGAAACTGCTAAAAGTATTGCAAATAAATTAATGTTTCCAGTCGCTTTAAGTGTAGAAAACTTTTTTGGTCAAAGAGCTGGATTTATTTCAATAAGAGTTCAAAAAGATAACTTTTTAAATGGAATGCAGTTAAAAGAACTCGAATTCAGTTCAAAGGATAAAGTGATTATTTGTACTGTTAGAAGAGGTGAAGATGTATTTATTCCAAGTGGAGATTTTACTATCTTAGAAGGGGATATTGTCCATATTGCAGGATCAAAGGAAGCAGTACATAAATTTTACGATAAAATTGAAAAAAGCAATTTAAAAATTGATTCTGCACTGCTTGTTGGTGGAGGAACAATTTCCCATTATTTAATAGGAAAGCTGCTGGAAAACAAAATTAAAGTAAAAGTTATAGAAAATAATAAGGAACGTGCAGAAAAATTAAGTGAGTCGTATCCAAAGGCAATTGTAATAAGAGGAGATGAAGCTGATCAGGAATTTCTGATGCAGGAAGGGATAAATAATTATGATTCAACTGTAATTCTTACAGATAGTGACGAAGAGAATACAGTTATTACAATGTTTGTAAATTCCATAACAAATTCTAAATTAATCACAAAAATGAACAGGACTCTAATGCTTTCAATACTTGAAAAAAATACAAGAACATCTACAGTTGTACCTAAAAAAGTTATTTCCGATATGATAATAAGCGTTGTAAGATCAAAAACTAATATGCGAGGCTCTACAATGAGCTTTCTATATAGGTTAGAAAGTCAAGTAGAATTTATTACTTTTGAAATTAATAAAAACAGCCGTGCTATTGATATCTCGTTGAAAGATTTAAAAATAAAAAAAGGTACATTAATTGCGAGCATATTAAGAGATGGAAAAATGATTTTTCCTGGAGGAAATGATGCAATAAAAATTAACGATAGTGTGATGGTCGTTACAACAGCATCTTCGATCGAAGATTTTGATGATATTTTAGAATAA